One part of the Rutidosis leptorrhynchoides isolate AG116_Rl617_1_P2 chromosome 1, CSIRO_AGI_Rlap_v1, whole genome shotgun sequence genome encodes these proteins:
- the LOC139883844 gene encoding uncharacterized protein, translated as MATTNEKQKKGVMYVYKLDNGGRHHPPPTPPHSTTKKVVSGRRWGLLTRSKTYRETEFKQQNYEKEEKKEMVQESARKSVCVMEGGRNSLSLMEFAGRRSVGSAAEMGLANVGPVAELLQIKVLVTDMPAFMQIHAFRSARQTFDSLEKFSPKQIALNLKKEFDKVYGSAWHCIVGSNFGSFVTHATGCFLYFSMEKLYILLFKTKVKKTVK; from the exons ATGGCAACAACCAATGAGAAACAAAAGAAAGGAGTAATGTATGTCTACAAACTAGACAACGGAGGCCGTCACCATCCGCCACCAACGCCACCACATTCAACCACCAAGAAAGTCGTTTCCGGCCGTCGTTGGGGACTACTTACAAGATCCAAAACCTACCGAGAAACCGAGTTTAAACAACAAAATTatgaaaaagaagagaagaaagaaATGGTTCAAGAATCGGCAAGAAAGTCAGTTTGTGTGATGGAAGGCGGTAGGAACTCGCTTTCATTGATGGAGTTTGCAGGGAGGAGATCGGTGGGGAGTGCGGCGGAGATGGGGCTAGCGAATGTGGGGCCCGTGGCAGAGTTATTGCAGATTAAGGTGTTGGTAACGGACATGCCGGCGTTCATGCAAATTCATGCATTCCGGTCAGCTAGACAAACTTTTGATAGTTTAGAGAAATTTAGCCCTAAACAAATTGCTCTTAACTTAAAAAAG GAATTTGACAAGGTATATGGGTCGGCCTGGCATTGCATTGTGGGCTCAAATTTTGGGTCATTTGTAACCCATGCAACCGGGTGTTTTCTCTACTTTTCCATGGAAAAATTGTATATTTTACTTTTTAAGACGAAAGTAAAGAAGACTGTAAAATAG